The genomic interval CTGGCGGCCCGCTATCTGCCGGGCGAATCTTCAGATTTTGTCCTGGAGCTCCCGCCCATCCGACTTCCCAGGATCGGGAATATCCTCATTAAGACCCTGTCCCGCATAGAGTGGTACCTTAAAGAGGCCGTACCCCTCTTTGCCCTGAGCACATTCATACTTTTTATAATGGATAAGACCGGGATATTGATAAATATCGAAAAGGGTGCCTCACCGCTTATTAAAGGCGTACTAGGACTTCCGGTAGAGACCACTCAGGCCTTTCTCATCGGTTTTTTGCGTCGTGACTATGGTGCGGCCGGTCTTCTGGCCCTGGCGCGGGCGCATACGCTGAGCGCCGAGCAGATCCTGGTGGCATTGGTAACTATGACCTTGTTCGTCCCGTGTCTGGCGAATTTCCTGGTCATTGTCAAAGAAAGGGGCTGGAAAATTGGTGCGGCCATCAGCGGCTTTATCCTGACTGTGGCTTTTACTGTGGGGGGGCTGCTGAATTTAATTTTAAAAATCACTGGTTTTAAAATATAATTTTAAGCGTTCAGCAATCAGCTATCAGCGGTCAGCGATTAATAAATTAAGATTCAAAATCCAAAACAATACCGAAAAGCTAACGGCTGAATGCTGATAGCTGACCATTGTACGCTACCCGCTATACGCTAATCGCTATACGGAGGAGGTGCCTATGCAATTTAACTGGGGAAAGAGAAAACCACATTGTCATATCCGGGGGCCGTTTTGTCACAGGGAGGCAGAAACCCGTGACCGGGCCATCGATGAACTGCTGGAATTTATCTGGAACCTGCGCGAAAATGGGGTCTCAGACGTGGCTGATCTCCAGCGCGAGGCATCGGACCCCGAGGCCAGGAATATACTCTCCTACATGGAGCAGGAAGGACTTTTTGCCAGGGAAGGGGATAAGGTCTATCTAAGAGAAAAAGGAGAGGAAAAGGCCCGTGAGATTATAAGGAGGCACCGCCTGACCGAGCGGCTGCTTATGGAGATCTTTGAACTTTCGGAGGAGGAGGCAGAAAAAGAGGCCTGTAAATTGGAGCATATTTTGAGCCCGGAGGTCACAGACAGTGTCT from Thermodesulfobacteriota bacterium carries:
- a CDS encoding metal-dependent transcriptional regulator, which gives rise to MQFNWGKRKPHCHIRGPFCHREAETRDRAIDELLEFIWNLRENGVSDVADLQREASDPEARNILSYMEQEGLFAREGDKVYLREKGEEKAREIIRRHRLTERLLMEIFELSEEEAEKEACKLEHILSPEVTDSVCTFLGHPPVCPHGKPIPPGKCCTAPEKSVKPLVMPLNDLDPGAEGRIVFISTNFPARLDKLSALGVAPGSIIKVRQKKPSPIIQVGETTVAVDPEIIHDIYVKAV